In Helianthus annuus cultivar XRQ/B chromosome 9, HanXRQr2.0-SUNRISE, whole genome shotgun sequence, the following are encoded in one genomic region:
- the LOC110907453 gene encoding probable membrane-associated kinase regulator 5: MDVFSLLNFWRTTGAGGDVTASGDFDSSIDDEESFFDLVFTDENEYSYGRSPSFNGFSFCSRESNASFRFSSPDEVYTNNINDKANIFSFDSPNSKTPHSPLRLVMLGFRNDLKLEPEIEEVKIGALLKRDNSLRCKLMTEKLLETDQTPSKRFSKDVVNKYLNRMKAKVSKRSGEKSRLSEKSVTTPSSSPASSVFSPRKEEKRGGGGGGAVFREVRKRLGKSRSASAILQTPVTKNDDSALEQQDGIRDAILHCKRSYNSPAPDCVLSRSGSAPSNNQPRISIEELDI, encoded by the coding sequence ATGGACGTTTTCAGCCTGCTAAACTTCTGGAGAACCACCGGTGCTGGCGGAGATGTAACAGCTTCCGGAGACTTCGATTCCTCAATCGACGACGAAGAGTCGTTCTTCGATCTGGTGTTCACTGATGAGAACGAGTACAGTTATGGCAGATCTCCAAGTTTCAACGGTTTTAGCTTTTGTAGCCGTGAATCGAACGCGAGTTTCAGGTTTTCATCGCCAGATGAGGTTTATACGAACAATATTAACGATAAGGCGAATATTTTCTCGTTTGATTCACCGAATTCGAAAACGCCTCACTCGCCTCTTCGGCTGGTGATGCTAGGGTTTCGGAATGATCTGAAACTGGAACCGGAGATAGAAGAGGTTAAAATTGGAGCATTGTTGAAGAGAGATAACAGTTTGAGGTGTAAATTGATGACGGAGAAGCTTCTGGAAACGGATCAGACGCCTTCGAAGCGGTTTTCGAAGGACGTTGTGAATAAATATTTGAATCGGATGAAAGCTAAGGTTTCGAAACGGAGCGGTGAGAAATCGAGGTTATCGGAGAAATCTGTTACTACGCCGTCGTCGTCTCCGGCGTCGTCGGTGTTTTCTCcaaggaaagaagagaaaagaggcggtggtggcggtggcgcaGTGTTCCGAGAGGTTCGAAAGCGGTTAGGTAAGAGCCGTTCGGCGTCTGCAATTCTGCAAACGCCTGTAACGAAGAATGATGATTCCGCATTAGAACAACAGGATGGAATCCGAGACGCTATTCTGCATTGCAAGAGATCATACAACTCGCCTGCACCAGATTGTGTACTTTCTAGATCTGGAAGTGCTCCATCAAACAACCAGCCTCGAATTTCAATTGAAGAACTTGACATTTAA